The window CGCGCCGATTTCGAATACGATCTTGTGGATGCAAGCGACATAGGTGACGTTCAGCGTAAACTTCCGTTCTGGGAGCGTTTGGCGAATAACGATGCTGCCCGTCGGTTCGCCGTCCTGGCTGGCTTCCTTCTGCTGTGGGAGGGATACGCGCTCTTGGTCGATAACCCGCTACTGTTTCCACGATTCAGCGAAACGTTTTCGGTATTCCTGCAAGACCTGCTCGATGGAAGGCTAATCGATCGCACATTAACTTCCATGCAGCCGCTACTCATCGGCTACGCCGGCGGAATTATATTGGCAGCCATCCTGACCACCTTGGCGGTTTCCTCACGCATCGGCGCGGATCTGTTGTCAACGCTAACCGCGATGTTCAACCCGCTGCCGGCCATCGCTGTTCTGCCTCTAGCCTTGATTTGGTTTGGGCTTGGCATGCCATCTTTGGTATTCGTTATCATTCATTCGGTGTTGTGGGCGGTGGCGCTGAACACGCTAAGCGGCTTCCGGTCGGTGCCCGAGACGTTGCGGCTATCGGGTAAGAACTGCGGACTCAGCGGGGTCCGCTACGTGGCACTACTGCTGATACCGGCAGCATTTCCAGCCATTTTGGCTGGACTGAAGATCGGCTGGGCCTTTGCTTGGCGCACGCTTATAGCGGCGGAACTCGTATTCGGCGTCTCGTCCCGCTCCGGTGGCCTCGGTTGGTACATATATGAAGCGCGCTCGGAGTTAGATACAGCGAGAGTGTTTGCGGGCCTTTTATCCGTCATTTTGATCGGTCTTTTCGTCGAATCCGTGATCTTCCGTGCCATCGAATATCGCACGATTCAGCGCTGGGGCATGGAGAAATGAGCTCAACGGTTCCTCGTCATCGATAGAAGGGTTGCTTTAAAT is drawn from Nitrobacteraceae bacterium AZCC 2146 and contains these coding sequences:
- a CDS encoding NitT/TauT family transport system permease protein (product_source=KO:K02050; cath_funfam=1.10.3720.10; cog=COG0600; ko=KO:K02050; pfam=PF00528; superfamily=161098; transmembrane_helix_parts=Inside_1_53,TMhelix_54_71,Outside_72_107,TMhelix_108_127,Inside_128_133,TMhelix_134_156,Outside_157_165,TMhelix_166_188,Inside_189_208,TMhelix_209_231,Outside_232_262,TMhelix_263_285,Inside_286_300); translated protein: MTVHHYTGPTAGIFVPLPRADFEYDLVDASDIGDVQRKLPFWERLANNDAARRFAVLAGFLLLWEGYALLVDNPLLFPRFSETFSVFLQDLLDGRLIDRTLTSMQPLLIGYAGGIILAAILTTLAVSSRIGADLLSTLTAMFNPLPAIAVLPLALIWFGLGMPSLVFVIIHSVLWAVALNTLSGFRSVPETLRLSGKNCGLSGVRYVALLLIPAAFPAILAGLKIGWAFAWRTLIAAELVFGVSSRSGGLGWYIYEARSELDTARVFAGLLSVILIGLFVESVIFRAIEYRTIQRWGMEK